The following are encoded in a window of Ranitomeya variabilis isolate aRanVar5 chromosome 6, aRanVar5.hap1, whole genome shotgun sequence genomic DNA:
- the LOC143781307 gene encoding uncharacterized protein LOC143781307, whose translation MFLLILLNIFEHVIAVDDVMTRWRSIRDQYRRERQQRARSGSSAPLKKRKYIYYDRLSFLDVSMNLRQTQSNLTERETGSESEALIDPVSVDEEVAGPSFQASASILEDPSASSSQQAAASEEDAAAPPPSAPHDAERPEEHAQSSSPPHPLVSSPQAAGPLRRARRRRELQATRNDVDAGVLNYLARAATDDGEEAFARSLARYLRPLPREVRLRVRGCMQILIDLSTAPNNPYEVFEYLERRQLSQTNLLRLQFPQQEQDQSGFAAPPPRMPPPQPLPPPNIQRPSVYQMAAYNPQSQYGNFSRPSDVGWSQPGFGQHGHFGLGYDASQYVRQHEAQRQLAYGHHPTGQYGQGQYSVPQASASSQDEVTLAQQRPPDQDPEQAPSPPPTYRDL comes from the exons ATGTTCCTACTGATCTTGCTCAATATTTTTGAACAtgtaattgcagtggatgatgtaatgacacgatggcgcagcatccgggaccaataccggcgtgaaagacagcagcgggcaagaagtgggtcaTCAGCCCCACTCAAGAAGCGGAAATATATCTACTATGACCGTCTTTCATTTTTGGATGTCAGTATGAATCTGAGGCA aacacagtctaacctcacagagagggagaccgggtcggaatcggaggctctgatcgatcctgtaagtgttgatgaagaggtggcaggcccatctttccaagcttcagcatccatccttgaggacccatcagcatcatcatcacagcaggcagcagcaagtgaggaagatgcagcagcaccaccaccctcagcaccacatgatgctgaaaggcctgaggaacatgcccagagcagcagccctccacacccactggtgtcatccccacaggcagctgggcctttacggagagcccgccgaaggagagagctgcaagcaacaagaaatgatgttgacgctggggtcctcaattatttggccagggcagcaacggatgatggagaggaggcctttgcccgcagccttgcccgttaccttagaccccttccccgtgaggtgaggctacgtgtgagagggtgtatgcaaatcctgattgatttaagcacagctccaaataacccctatgaggtgtttgaatatcttgagcgaaggcagctttcccaaaccaacctcttgcgccttcaattccctcaacaggagcaagatcaatcaggatttgcagcacctcctccacgtatgcctccacctcaacccctcccaccaccaaatatacaaaggccatcagtctaccaaatggcagcctacaacccccaatcccaatatggcaacttttccagacccagtgatgtaggctggtcccaacctgggtttggacaacatggccattttgggcttgggtatgatgcaagccaatatgtccgtcagcatgaggcacagagacaattggcttatggacaccacccaactggccaatatggacaaggccagtattctgtgccacaagccagtgcatcctcacaggatgaagtcacattggcccaacaaaggccccctgaccaggacccagagcaggcaccatctcccccgccaacttacagggatttgtaa